One Sporosarcina sp. FSL W8-0480 genomic window, TTCAAATGTTCGATAACGGAGATTCGACACAATTAATAAAAATACTCAACGAATTATATCCAGTAGAGATACTTACAGTTCAATCTGTTACAAATGAGATGTTCCGTTGTACCGCCAAACAGGACGTTTATTTCGTCAGAGTCACCAATTACAAGTCTTATGATGAACAGCTTGAAGAAGTTACATATACGAACTTCTTGCATAAAGAAGGATTGGCAGTATCGCTCGCTATTTCTTCATTAAATCGGAATGTAGTAGAAAAAATAACACTTGGCAACAAAGAAATGTTAACCGTCCTATACAAAGCAGCACCCGGTATCCATTTACCAAGAGAGCAGTGGAATGCCGATGTATTAAAAGAATTAGGACGCCAAATAGGCAGATTACATCGTATCTCGCGGGAATTTGAAGAGATGCATCCAGTGAAGCATATCAATGATTGGCATGACAATGAGGAATACGCTTTTCTTAAATATATCCCTGAAGAAGAAACCGCGATTAGAAAAATTGCACAAGACGTTTTATCAACGATTAAGGGGTTGCCGAAAAATAGCTCGAATTACGGATTGCTTCATGGTGACCTGTGGTTGGAAAACATATTGGTTGATGATGATTTGAAATTGACGATGGTTGATTTTCAAGACTGCGAAAAGAACTTCTATATTTTTGACTTGGCAGTTCCTATTTACAGTGCGATCGAGTATTCGTTTGTAGGAAGAGGCAATATAGTCGATTACGGACGGGAGATCACAAAAGCAATTATTGAAGGGTATCAAGAGGAACATGAACTTCCTGCTGATATGTTGGAGCAACTGACCCTCTTTATTCGGCTTAAGGAAGTCTTTGAATACAGCTTAATGCATATGTACTGGAATAAAGAAAAGTTAACGGAAGAGCAGATTCGAATAATGAACCATTTTAGAATGAGGATTGAACGAAATCACTCGATTATAGATATGTAATATTTGGAGAAGTTTCCGTTTATTAATTGAATACTTTTTAAAATTAATCTAATATCTTAGTAGAGAGGTGGGGAAGCTGTATGACGATTCATTTTATGGTGTGAAAAAGCTAATCTGAATTCCTTTTAAGACTTCAAAACAAAAAATAATAGGAATTCAGGAGGAATTATAATGAACACAGAAAACAAATTGAACCATTTAGAAAAAGTACAAACGGAACTACTATTTTCAGGTGCGTTTTACGCCCAAAAGGGAAATGAAATCTTAAAGGGAAGTAGTGGTTTTGCCAATCGATCGGAGAAAATTGCTAATCTCGTGAATACAAGGTTTGCGATTGCTTCCGGCTGTAAAATATTCACATCAGTAGCTATTTGTATGTTAGCTGAATCTGGGGAAATTTCATTTGACACAAAATTAAAAGACTGTTTAGATACGGAATTTCCGCACTTTGATAATGACATTACCATTCATCACTTACTAACACATACATCAGGTGTTCCCGACTACTTCAACGAAGAAATCATGGACGATTTCGAGACGCTTTGGAAATCACGTCCCATGTATCACATTCGGTCTCCAAAGGATTTCTTACCGATGTTTCAGTATGAAAAAATGCAAGATCATCCCGGCAGTCCATTTCAGTACAACAATACCGGTTATATATTGTTAGGCCTAATTGTCGAACATGTGACGAAGTCCAGTTTTACCGGATTCGTTGAGGAACACATTTTTCGTAAAGCTGGCATGACGAATGTGGGATATTTCGAGATGGACCGTTTACCGGAACGAACAGCCCTTGGATACATCGAAGTTCCGGAAGGGACTTGGAAATCGAATATTTATTCTTTGCCTGCAAAAGGCGGACCGGATGGCGGGGCATTTGTCACAGTGGAGGACATGGGTAGATTTTGGCAGGCATTAACGAATCACGAACTGTTATCCAAAGATATGACTCAATTGTTGTTAAATCCTCGTGAGGTAGTGGATGAAGAGGACAATATATATTATGGTTATTGCGGTTTTATGGAGTTAGACGACTCTAAAAAGGTAGTAAAGTATATTCAAATGGGCTATGATCCAGGCGTGAATTTCCGTTCAGTTTACTATCCAGAAACCAAAACGACTATCATAGTCTGTTCCAATGAATCAGAAGGTGCGTATGAACTTCTGAAAGAGATTGAAAACACCCTTTAATTAGGTGAAATGCCTTTCTGAAAGGTAGGTCAATGCGGTGCTGCCGCATTGGCCTATATTTATATGTAATATAAATTGTGTATGGATTGTGAACTGATGCAAGCACTACGTTTAAAACTAAAAGAGGATATCAACGGATACATAATGTTGTGAGACTTTTTTGGAGTTATCCAGGTAGTAAAAAAAGGGGAAGCACTTTTGTTTTTTCAATATAAAAAGTACAAAGGGGTAATTAATATGCAAGAGATTCGTTATGAAATTATGGAGATACCAGGATATCGGGCAATCGGGTTAAAGTGGGATGGAGCGTACACAGAAGTAAGTAGTTTGAAAAAGATTATCTATAGCATGGGTAGTAGAGTAAGTGAGTTAGAATATGCAATCAATCCAAAGGTTCAGTTAGGTCTGTCTTATCATCTACGTCCCGACGGGTTTGTACATTATTCTGTATATGAGGTTAGCGAAGAACAGCAAATCCCAGAGGGGATGATGGAAATACATGTACCTGAAATGACTTATTTAATGATTCATCATAAAAAAGAACAAAATATCGGTCAGACTTATGACAATATCTATCATTGGCTGAAGGAAAGTGAATATGAGCCATTGAGGGAGCTTGATATAGAATATTTCGATCGTTTACCGATAAAACACGAAAGATATCCACATGATCGCGATGTTAACAATCCGCATTTTGATATCTTGATTCCTATTGTCGAAAGAACGTAAATTCATAAGATATACAATTAAAATTAAAATTGTGAGGAATACTTATGGAGCAGTTAACATTTCAAGCATTACAAAGTTACTTAGCGTTAAAATACAAAGAGGGTCGATCTTCATCGGGATTATTCATGAAATTGGTCGAAGAAATTGGTGAAGTTGCGGAGGTCCTAAACCAGCAAGAAGGTCGAAAATCGCCTTCAACAGATACTTCTTTGGAAAAAGAGTTAGTCGATGTAATCCATTATTCGGTTGCAATTGCAAGCATTAATGGAATTGATTTGTCAAAAGCCATTATTGAAAAGGATAGGCAGGCTGCAATTAAATATAATCAATCTCCCAATTTGGAAGAGTTTTTGCTAAGGAATTGAATAGAGGCTGTCCCGAAAGTTGAAAAGCTGACTTTCGGAACAGCTTTTTGTAATTATGCTGCTACGCGTCCAAAGCAAGCCGTTCCGCGTCCAAAGCGAGCCACTACGCGTCCAAAGCAAGCTGTTTTACATATTTATAAAGGTTCTCGTCACTCACAAACAACAATCTGCCGCTCGAATGTCCCCTTTTTCGCTATACATCGATCCACAATCTCAAACCCTGCCTCAGTGATCATATGATCCATTGGTTCAATCGTGACAACAACTAACTTGGAAGTGATCCGTCTGGCATTTCTTAAAATGTCCAGCTGTCCTTCTGCAGTTATATGTGTAAACAAATTATACGGCATGTCGATAATCGCAGCATCATATGTATCTGTCACTTCGGATATAGGGCCCATGACAACTTCACCTTCCAACCCGAAGTACGCAAGGTTTTTTCTTGAGCCAAGACAAACGAGTGGGTTGATGTCCCTTCCGACGATGTCGATACCCATAGAGCGGGCCTCAACCAAAACGGTTCCGATTCCGCAACAAGGATCGATTGCGCGTATTCCTTCAGGGTGAGGGACTGCAATATTTGCGACAGCGCGAGCAACACGTGTGCTTAGCGCAGTGGAATACATATGGGGCTTTTTCATATGGAATCGCCAAATGGGCTCACTTTCCTGGAGAAGGCCGAAATACCAAACTTCATCCAATAAAACGATTCCAAAGTTAACTTCTGGCTCTAAAAGATCGGCTTCCCCTTGAATCAGTTCACCGATTTCCCGCTCAATAGAACGTCTTTCCGGATGATGGAGTTTTGGTGTTGTATCAAGGGCAATCGAGTTCAGGCAAGTTACTTTGAATGTTTTATTAGTGACAAAATCCGAGGCATGTCCTTTTAATTCATTCAAGTCGTTTCCGGAAAAAATTACTTCCAAGCGCTCCTTCATGAAAGGGCTTCTGCTTGGATCGATTTCCACTTTGCTTTTTATGACGTTTGATGGGCTGTCGTTGCCAAAGAATGACCGCATTTCCAAACGGCATAAATCATGTTCATCCACTTGTCGGACATACGTGTAGATGAATTCCTTATTCAAAACCTCAAATGCATGTTTCAATTTGCAGCCTCAATTGCTACAAGAAGGTTGAAGATGAATCGATAGGCAAGGTCCATTGCATCTGTAATTGGCATTTCAGTATTAAAACCATCCAACTGGTCGAGGGGGATATTTACATCCCAAAGCCCGTCTTTATCGGAAAACATGGCACTATATGTCTTAGATCCGACATTTGCGGCCAAATAATCCTTTAGGAAAGGACCCCATTTTTTCTGTACTTTCAATCCAAATAAAACCGTAAATGTCAGGAAAACATCGTCCGTTTCGAACGCGATGCCGTCAACTCCTATTGTTTCGAAGATACTTGATTCGACATAAACAAATTCATCGATGTTCCTTGAAAAATAGGAAACCGGTTCATTCATGAAAGTCCCATGTTCCTCTTTAATTACTTCTTCTGTCTCTTTCAGGCATCTTTCAATGACGGTAAAGCTCCATCCTTTATAATCAACTTCAACGTTTTCATTATATAACCCTTGTTTGACAGCATATTCTTTTTCAATTGGGAATAAAGGTTCGTTATTCGATACCAATTGCTCAATTTTCTCTTTTAACATGAGAGACACTCCTTTTCACTCTTCAGTATACCGTAAATCGAGTATATTTTGCCCATTTATTCCCCCGGATACCAAGGGTTCAAGTGAATTAGCACTTCATCTACGTCGGTATGCTCATCAATTATCAAATTTCGAATATTACTTGAAATATCATGTCCTTCTTGAATCGTCATCGTTCCTGGAATGCCGATTCGTAGGTCGACAAGAACGTAATGTCCATGTTCACGCGCACGAAGTCGGTCGATCCGTTTCACTTCAGGAATCGTGCGAATTAGGGCAGCAAATTCTCTCAGGCGATCTTCCGATACATTCTTTTCCATTAAAATATCCATTGCTTCTTTCCCAATTTCGTAGGCAAGTCTAAGAACAAGAATGGAGACAATCACACCTGCGAACGGATCACCGTACGAAAGGAAAGAAATATCGTACGCATCACCAATTAGTGCCAAACCGATTCCGATGACTGCAGCAAGAGAAGCGTATACATCCGCAAGATGGTCATAGGCAGTTGCAATAAGCCCCTTACTGTTCACTTTCTTTCCGATACGCATTGTATAAATATATAGTGCCTGCTTCCAGACGAGAGAGATGATTGCGGTAATCAAAGCAATGACACTTGCTTTTGCTGGCTCCTCAAAAAAAGTCTTAACAGCTTCATAACCGATATAGATGGAGGCGATGGCAAGAATAATTGCAACAATCCCTGAACCGATAACTTCTGCTTTTCCATGGCCATAAGGGTGGTCTTCATCCGCGGGTCTTTGTGAATACCGCATAGAGGTTAAAGCAGCGGCAGACGCAACGACATCACCGGCGTTATGGAAGCCATCTGCCAGTAAAACAGGACTGTTGAAAAGGGCACCAACAAGGATTTTTAACACAGTCAAAACAATATTGCTCATTAAACTAATCCATATTGCAAATACAGAAGCGATGGAATGGTTTTGTTTTGTTGTCATTTATTTGCCTCCAAACTCATTTTTTCCCCGGGGAAACAAAAACCCCTGACATATTGTTGTCAAGGGTTAGTGGGAATAAACCGTATAGTGTTGTTTAGTACAATAATTTGTCAATTTCATCACTCTTTTGCAGTCAGTTATTCAAGCATATCACCAAGCTGCAAGACTATCAAGAATTTGAGGATTGTTTTGGAAAGCTTTGCAATACGCAGGTCAAATCATTATAATACAATAAAATGAATAAAAATACATAATGGAGGTTGATTAGACATGAAGCTTTGGGGAGGACGTTTTACAAGTCGCGCGGATAAAATAATGGAGCAATTCAATACATCATTACCGGTTGATCATAGACTATTTCGAGAGGATATCGCAGGTAGCCTTGCACATGTTAGTATGCTTGTTCATGGTGATTTGCTGACTCCGGAAGAAGGGGACTTACTCATTCAAGGACTCGAATCGATTTTAGATGACATTGAATCCGGGGTATTAGTGATTGAAGGGGATTATGAAGATATCCATTCTTTCGTGGAGGTGCATTTGACGGAGCGAATTGGTGAGGCAGGTAAAAAGCTTCATACAGCTCGCAGCCGGAATGACCAAGTGGCTGTTGATATGCGGTTATATGCAAAGAATAAAGCGGTTGAGGTGATGGATGGACTTCAAACCTTAATTGATTCATTACATGCGAAAGCGAAGGACAATAATGTGATCATGCCGGGGTATACGCATTTGCAACGCGCGCAAGTCGTAACTTTTGGTCATCATTTAGGCGCTTATGAGCAAATGTTCAAACGTGATAAGAAACGTGTTGGGAATGCACTAAAATTATTAGATGAAAACCCTTTAGGATGCGGTGCGCTTGCTGGCACGACACATGCGATCGATCGAGAGGTGACAACAGCACTTCTACGCTTTGCAAAACCGGTCGATAACTTTTTGGATGGAGTGAGCGACCGCGATTATATGCTTGAACTCATGTCCGATTTCTCGATCATCATGATGCATTTAAGCCGATTGAGTGAAGAGCTGATTTTATGGAGCAGCCAGGAATTCAAATTCATTACGATGGCGGATGCTTATTCGACGGGCAGCAGCATTATGCCGCAGAAGAAAAATCCAGATGCAGCTGAGTTGATCCGTGGGAAGACGGGAAGGGTGTACGGTTCACTTTTCGCCTTATTGACGACGTTAAAAGGTCTTCCACTAACATATAACAAGGACATGCAGGAAGATAAAGAGCAGTTTTTCGATGCGCTTGATACAGTGCTTGACTGCATGGAGATTATGTCTAAGATGATCGATACATTGAAAGTGAATGCGGAGAATATGAAGGCTGCAATTAAAGCAGGATTCCTGAATGCGACCGAAGTGGCGGATTATTTGGTTAGCAAAGGGACACCATTCCGTGATGCACATGAAATAGTGGGGAAGATTATCATTTATTGCGACGCGGAGAAGAAGGCGATTGAGGAATTGACCGTCCAGGAGCTAACGATGTTCAGTCATAAAATTGCGGATGATATATATGAGTATATCGACTATGAAAATATATTGACGAAGGGGAATAAAACGTTGATGAGAGAGATTGGGGAGTAAAAAAGGAGCTATCAGGCTCCTTTTTTCATCCCATAATATGATATCCACCATCAACGTAAATTACTTCACCAGTCACTCCGCTCGATAGGTCGCTTAACATTGCGATAGACATCTTCGCAACTTCTTCATTCGTAATATTGCGCTTCAAAGGAGCTTTCTCTTCAATTTGACCTAAGATCTTATTGAAGGATGGAACACCTTTTGCTGACAACGTACGTACAGCACCTGCAGAAATCGCATTCACACGGATTGCGTCTTTTCCAAGGTCATTTGCTAAGTAGCGTACAGACGCTTCAAGTGCAGCCTTCGCTACGCCCATGACGTTATATCCGTCAAGAACGCGTTCAGCACCCAAATAACTCATCGTAATGATTGAGCCGCCTTCTGTCATATAACGACGGGCTTCCCTCGCTGTTGCAACAAGTGAATAAGAACTTGAATCTTGTGCAAATGCATAGCCGCTTCTTGTCGTTTCAACAAAATCATTCTTTAAATCTTCAGCATGTGCAAATGCGATCGAATGAACGACGCCATGGATTGTGCCAAGTTTTTCACCGATTGACGAGAAAGCTTGCTGGATGCTTTCATCCTCATTGACATCACATTGTACGATCATTTTCGGTTCCAGACCATTGCTTTCCAATGCTTTTTCAAGTTTCGCAAGGGAACGTTCCTTACGATATGTGAAGATGACATTTGCACCAACCTCAAATAGAGATTTTGCAACTCCCCACGCAAGGCTGCGTTCATTCGCCACGCCCATAACAACAATATTCTTTCCTTTAAGTTTTAATAAATCCACGATATATCCTCCTTAAAAGCTAATACCTAATATTAGTACCTGATAATAACAAAATTATAACACACTCTCTCTCAATTCAAAACTTCAATTCATCAGGTGTGCATTAAAACAGCAAAAAATATTTATAAAAATGCAGTTGACTTTATATTTATGCATGAGTATACTACTTTTAATGGTAAAAGGAGTGAGGATATGAAGATTGGAATCATTGGAGCTACCGGTTACGGGGGCCTTGAATTGATGCGGTTATTGCATCAACATCCGAAAGTTCAGGTAATCGATTTATACACATCTTCTGAAGAGGGGACAGTATTTTCATCGAAGTATCCTCATACAACCAATTTGTATGATCAACCTCTATTAAAAATCGATCAAGAGCAGTTAAGCGACTATGACGTCCTATTTGCAAGTACGCCGTCAGGGGTAACAAGCCAATTATTGCCCCCACTGATAGGTAAGGGACCGAAGATAATCGATCTTTCGGGTGATTTCAGATTGAAGAATACCAACGACTATGAGCATTG contains:
- a CDS encoding phosphotransferase codes for the protein MFDNGDSTQLIKILNELYPVEILTVQSVTNEMFRCTAKQDVYFVRVTNYKSYDEQLEEVTYTNFLHKEGLAVSLAISSLNRNVVEKITLGNKEMLTVLYKAAPGIHLPREQWNADVLKELGRQIGRLHRISREFEEMHPVKHINDWHDNEEYAFLKYIPEEETAIRKIAQDVLSTIKGLPKNSSNYGLLHGDLWLENILVDDDLKLTMVDFQDCEKNFYIFDLAVPIYSAIEYSFVGRGNIVDYGREITKAIIEGYQEEHELPADMLEQLTLFIRLKEVFEYSLMHMYWNKEKLTEEQIRIMNHFRMRIERNHSIIDM
- a CDS encoding serine hydrolase, with the translated sequence MNTENKLNHLEKVQTELLFSGAFYAQKGNEILKGSSGFANRSEKIANLVNTRFAIASGCKIFTSVAICMLAESGEISFDTKLKDCLDTEFPHFDNDITIHHLLTHTSGVPDYFNEEIMDDFETLWKSRPMYHIRSPKDFLPMFQYEKMQDHPGSPFQYNNTGYILLGLIVEHVTKSSFTGFVEEHIFRKAGMTNVGYFEMDRLPERTALGYIEVPEGTWKSNIYSLPAKGGPDGGAFVTVEDMGRFWQALTNHELLSKDMTQLLLNPREVVDEEDNIYYGYCGFMELDDSKKVVKYIQMGYDPGVNFRSVYYPETKTTIIVCSNESEGAYELLKEIENTL
- a CDS encoding GyrI-like domain-containing protein gives rise to the protein MQEIRYEIMEIPGYRAIGLKWDGAYTEVSSLKKIIYSMGSRVSELEYAINPKVQLGLSYHLRPDGFVHYSVYEVSEEQQIPEGMMEIHVPEMTYLMIHHKKEQNIGQTYDNIYHWLKESEYEPLRELDIEYFDRLPIKHERYPHDRDVNNPHFDILIPIVERT
- a CDS encoding MazG nucleotide pyrophosphohydrolase domain-containing protein, with protein sequence MEQLTFQALQSYLALKYKEGRSSSGLFMKLVEEIGEVAEVLNQQEGRKSPSTDTSLEKELVDVIHYSVAIASINGIDLSKAIIEKDRQAAIKYNQSPNLEEFLLRN
- a CDS encoding RNA methyltransferase; protein product: MKHAFEVLNKEFIYTYVRQVDEHDLCRLEMRSFFGNDSPSNVIKSKVEIDPSRSPFMKERLEVIFSGNDLNELKGHASDFVTNKTFKVTCLNSIALDTTPKLHHPERRSIEREIGELIQGEADLLEPEVNFGIVLLDEVWYFGLLQESEPIWRFHMKKPHMYSTALSTRVARAVANIAVPHPEGIRAIDPCCGIGTVLVEARSMGIDIVGRDINPLVCLGSRKNLAYFGLEGEVVMGPISEVTDTYDAAIIDMPYNLFTHITAEGQLDILRNARRITSKLVVVTIEPMDHMITEAGFEIVDRCIAKKGTFERQIVVCE
- a CDS encoding branched-chain amino acid aminotransferase codes for the protein MLKEKIEQLVSNNEPLFPIEKEYAVKQGLYNENVEVDYKGWSFTVIERCLKETEEVIKEEHGTFMNEPVSYFSRNIDEFVYVESSIFETIGVDGIAFETDDVFLTFTVLFGLKVQKKWGPFLKDYLAANVGSKTYSAMFSDKDGLWDVNIPLDQLDGFNTEMPITDAMDLAYRFIFNLLVAIEAAN
- a CDS encoding cation diffusion facilitator family transporter, translated to MTTKQNHSIASVFAIWISLMSNIVLTVLKILVGALFNSPVLLADGFHNAGDVVASAAALTSMRYSQRPADEDHPYGHGKAEVIGSGIVAIILAIASIYIGYEAVKTFFEEPAKASVIALITAIISLVWKQALYIYTMRIGKKVNSKGLIATAYDHLADVYASLAAVIGIGLALIGDAYDISFLSYGDPFAGVIVSILVLRLAYEIGKEAMDILMEKNVSEDRLREFAALIRTIPEVKRIDRLRAREHGHYVLVDLRIGIPGTMTIQEGHDISSNIRNLIIDEHTDVDEVLIHLNPWYPGE
- the argH gene encoding argininosuccinate lyase; this translates as MKLWGGRFTSRADKIMEQFNTSLPVDHRLFREDIAGSLAHVSMLVHGDLLTPEEGDLLIQGLESILDDIESGVLVIEGDYEDIHSFVEVHLTERIGEAGKKLHTARSRNDQVAVDMRLYAKNKAVEVMDGLQTLIDSLHAKAKDNNVIMPGYTHLQRAQVVTFGHHLGAYEQMFKRDKKRVGNALKLLDENPLGCGALAGTTHAIDREVTTALLRFAKPVDNFLDGVSDRDYMLELMSDFSIIMMHLSRLSEELILWSSQEFKFITMADAYSTGSSIMPQKKNPDAAELIRGKTGRVYGSLFALLTTLKGLPLTYNKDMQEDKEQFFDALDTVLDCMEIMSKMIDTLKVNAENMKAAIKAGFLNATEVADYLVSKGTPFRDAHEIVGKIIIYCDAEKKAIEELTVQELTMFSHKIADDIYEYIDYENILTKGNKTLMREIGE
- a CDS encoding SDR family oxidoreductase gives rise to the protein MGVANERSLAWGVAKSLFEVGANVIFTYRKERSLAKLEKALESNGLEPKMIVQCDVNEDESIQQAFSSIGEKLGTIHGVVHSIAFAHAEDLKNDFVETTRSGYAFAQDSSSYSLVATAREARRYMTEGGSIITMSYLGAERVLDGYNVMGVAKAALEASVRYLANDLGKDAIRVNAISAGAVRTLSAKGVPSFNKILGQIEEKAPLKRNITNEEVAKMSIAMLSDLSSGVTGEVIYVDGGYHIMG